Proteins from a single region of Streptococcus oralis:
- a CDS encoding GNAT family N-acetyltransferase, which yields MPTIRTVRESDILDLLAIYAPYVLNTAITFEYEVPSVEEFQRRIQKTLLKYPYLVLEEEGKILGYAYASTYYDRRAYDWSVEVSIYLHQEAKGRGLGSLLYDRLEEELVSRGYLRFLACIALPNDRSISLYQKRGYEQVAHFPKIGYKFGKWHDIVWMQKSLTPPDDMRE from the coding sequence ATGCCAACGATCCGAACAGTAAGGGAGTCTGATATTCTAGACCTGCTTGCTATTTATGCTCCTTATGTCCTTAATACAGCCATTACATTTGAATATGAGGTGCCAAGTGTTGAAGAATTTCAAAGAAGAATCCAAAAGACCTTGCTTAAATATCCTTATCTAGTATTAGAGGAAGAGGGCAAAATTTTGGGATATGCCTATGCTTCCACCTATTATGATAGGAGAGCCTATGATTGGTCAGTCGAAGTGTCAATTTACTTGCATCAAGAAGCCAAAGGTCGAGGGTTAGGGAGTCTACTCTATGACCGTCTGGAGGAAGAACTAGTGTCTAGGGGTTACTTACGCTTCTTAGCTTGTATTGCTTTACCGAATGATAGAAGCATTTCTCTTTACCAAAAGAGAGGCTATGAACAAGTAGCTCATTTCCCTAAGATAGGCTATAAGTTTGGAAAATGGCATGATATCGTTTGGATGCAAAAGTCATTGACTCCTCCTGATGATATGAGAGAGTAG
- the radC gene encoding RadC family protein, which yields MYSISFQEDSLLPRERLVKEGVEALSNQELLAILLRTGTRQANVFEIAQKVLNSLTSLTDLKKMTLQELQSLSGIGRIKAIELQAVIELGHRIHKHETLEMESILSSQKLAKKMQQELGDKKQEHLVALYLNTQNQIIHQQTIFIGSATRSIAEPREILHYALKHMATSVILVHNHPSGAVSPSRNDDHVTKLVKEACELMGIVFLDHLIVSHSDYFSYREKTDLI from the coding sequence ATGTACAGTATTTCATTCCAAGAAGATTCACTCTTGCCTAGAGAAAGACTAGTTAAAGAAGGAGTAGAGGCTCTGAGCAATCAAGAATTACTAGCTATTTTGCTCAGAACGGGAACGCGTCAGGCTAATGTTTTTGAAATCGCTCAGAAAGTCTTGAATAGTTTGACCAGTCTAACCGATCTGAAAAAAATGACCCTGCAGGAATTGCAGAGTCTGTCTGGTATAGGACGGATTAAGGCTATTGAACTACAAGCAGTGATTGAACTGGGGCATCGTATTCATAAACACGAAACCCTTGAGATGGAAAGTATTCTCAGCAGTCAAAAGCTAGCCAAGAAAATGCAACAGGAACTTGGTGATAAAAAACAAGAGCACCTAGTGGCGCTCTATCTCAATACTCAAAATCAAATCATCCATCAGCAAACTATTTTTATCGGCTCTGCGACACGCAGCATCGCTGAACCACGGGAAATCCTTCACTATGCTTTGAAGCATATGGCTACCTCAGTGATTCTCGTTCACAATCATCCATCCGGTGCTGTATCTCCTAGTCGAAATGATGACCATGTCACTAAACTAGTCAAGGAAGCCTGCGAACTGATGGGGATTGTTTTCTTGGACCATTTGATTGTCTCACACTCGGATTACTTTAGTTACCGTGAAAAGACGGATTTGATTTAG
- a CDS encoding DUF1831 domain-containing protein — MAFEKTIKLQNCRYDYTLNPSVKKFTLKDNTFFETKVGNFELTRLLEKVPNSGEGFKLKIIINKNLTGAKLNITDKSGLRLVNIFKSEDNHIHQEKFYFLMDSLVERSIFTKEER; from the coding sequence ATGGCATTCGAAAAAACCATTAAACTACAAAACTGCCGCTACGACTACACACTTAACCCATCTGTCAAAAAGTTCACACTGAAAGACAATACTTTCTTTGAAACAAAGGTAGGAAACTTCGAACTAACTCGTCTACTTGAAAAAGTACCCAACAGCGGTGAAGGTTTCAAGCTAAAAATCATCATCAACAAAAACCTTACAGGTGCTAAACTCAACATCACTGACAAGTCAGGCCTTCGTTTGGTTAATATCTTTAAATCAGAAGACAACCACATTCATCAGGAAAAATTCTACTTCCTCATGGACAGTTTAGTAGAACGCAGTATCTTCACTAAAGAAGAAAGATAA
- a CDS encoding redox-sensing transcriptional repressor Rex, with amino-acid sequence MKDKQSAIPKATAKRLSLYYRIFKRFHAEKIERANSKQIAEAIGIDSATVRRDFSYFGELGRRGFGYDVKKLMNFFADLLNDNSITNVMLVGIGNMGHALLHYRFHERNKMKIIMAFDLDDHPEVGSQTPDGIPIYGISQIKEKIKEADVKTAILTVPSVKSQEVANLLVDAGIKGILSFSPVHLHLPKDVVVQYVDLTSELQTLLYFMRKED; translated from the coding sequence GTGAAAGATAAACAGTCTGCTATTCCAAAAGCAACAGCAAAAAGACTCTCTCTCTACTATCGAATTTTCAAGCGATTTCATGCAGAAAAAATCGAACGTGCCAACTCCAAGCAAATTGCAGAGGCTATCGGTATCGATTCTGCGACCGTTCGTCGGGATTTTTCCTATTTTGGCGAACTAGGTCGTCGTGGTTTTGGTTACGATGTCAAAAAATTGATGAATTTTTTTGCTGATCTCCTAAATGATAACTCAATTACAAATGTTATGTTGGTTGGAATCGGAAATATGGGCCATGCCCTTCTCCACTACCGCTTCCACGAGCGTAACAAGATGAAAATTATCATGGCCTTTGACCTAGATGACCATCCAGAAGTTGGAAGCCAGACACCTGATGGAATTCCAATCTATGGTATCTCACAGATTAAAGAAAAAATCAAAGAAGCAGATGTCAAAACTGCTATCCTAACAGTTCCAAGTGTTAAATCACAAGAAGTTGCTAACCTTTTGGTTGATGCAGGTATAAAAGGTATTCTCAGTTTTTCACCTGTTCACCTTCACCTCCCAAAAGATGTAGTCGTTCAGTATGTCGATTTGACAAGCGAACTCCAAACCCTCCTCTATTTTATGCGTAAAGAGGATTAG
- a CDS encoding ECF transporter S component — protein sequence MDIRKKTQFMTMTALLTAIAILIPIVMPFKIVIPPASYTLGSHIAIFIAMFLSPLMAAFVIIASSLGFLMAGYPPVIVLRAFSHIVFGILGALYLKKFPETLDKPKASWIFNIVLGVVHAIAEVVACIIFYATSGTNVENMFYVLFVLVGFGTIVHSMVDYTLALAVFKVLRKRR from the coding sequence ATGGATATACGGAAAAAAACGCAGTTTATGACTATGACTGCCCTACTCACTGCAATAGCGATTTTGATTCCAATCGTTATGCCATTTAAAATCGTTATCCCACCGGCTTCTTACACCTTGGGAAGTCATATCGCCATCTTTATCGCCATGTTTCTCTCGCCTTTGATGGCTGCTTTTGTGATTATTGCTTCTAGTCTCGGTTTTCTGATGGCAGGCTATCCGCCTGTTATTGTACTCCGTGCCTTCTCTCACATCGTTTTTGGTATTCTGGGAGCTTTGTACTTAAAGAAATTCCCTGAAACCTTGGATAAACCAAAGGCATCTTGGATTTTTAACATTGTTTTGGGTGTTGTTCATGCTATCGCTGAGGTGGTAGCTTGTATCATCTTCTATGCTACTTCAGGGACAAACGTTGAAAATATGTTTTATGTTCTATTTGTCCTAGTTGGTTTTGGAACAATTGTCCATAGTATGGTAGACTATACCTTAGCACTAGCTGTATTTAAAGTGCTTCGAAAACGTCGCTAA
- a CDS encoding transcription repressor NadR, producing MTKDRKQALLKLLKEAPKALNGQTLAEHFHVTRQVIVQDIAILRADGAPILSTNRGYIYKENDASPYVHKLFKVKHELEEIGQELLAIVDNGGRVQNILIDHPVYGEIETLLKLTCLRDVQHFLEQVENSDFRPLAELTDGIHYHLVEAETQQDLHYIEEALDQLGYLVKD from the coding sequence ATGACAAAAGATCGCAAACAGGCTCTTCTTAAACTGTTAAAAGAGGCACCAAAAGCCCTCAATGGCCAAACCTTGGCTGAACACTTTCATGTTACGCGCCAAGTCATTGTACAGGACATCGCTATTCTCCGAGCAGATGGAGCTCCTATCCTATCCACCAATCGTGGTTATATCTACAAAGAAAATGATGCCAGCCCCTACGTCCACAAACTCTTTAAAGTAAAACATGAACTGGAAGAAATCGGTCAGGAACTACTAGCCATTGTAGATAATGGCGGTCGTGTTCAAAATATCTTAATCGATCATCCCGTTTATGGAGAAATTGAAACCCTACTCAAACTAACTTGCCTCCGAGATGTCCAGCACTTTCTGGAACAAGTCGAGAATTCAGACTTTAGACCCCTTGCTGAATTGACAGACGGCATCCATTACCACCTTGTTGAAGCCGAGACACAACAAGACCTCCACTATATCGAGGAGGCCTTGGATCAGTTAGGTTATTTAGTAAAAGACTAG
- a CDS encoding 8-oxo-dGTP diphosphatase, with translation MSRAQATILTNICLIEDLETQRVVMQYRSPENNRWSGYAFPGGHVENGEAFAESVIREIYEETGLTIQNPQLVGIKNWPLDTGGRYIVVCYKATEFSGNLQSSEEGEVSWVQKDQIPNLDLAYDMLPLMEMMEAPDKSEFFYRHRTEDGWEKEIF, from the coding sequence ATGTCCCGTGCCCAAGCAACCATTTTAACCAACATCTGTCTGATTGAAGACCTCGAAACCCAGCGCGTGGTGATGCAGTATCGTTCACCCGAAAACAATCGCTGGTCTGGCTATGCCTTTCCAGGAGGACATGTTGAGAATGGCGAGGCCTTTGCCGAGTCTGTCATTCGTGAGATTTATGAAGAAACAGGTCTAACCATTCAGAATCCACAACTAGTCGGCATTAAAAACTGGCCCTTAGATACAGGTGGGCGCTACATCGTCGTTTGCTATAAAGCGACAGAGTTTAGTGGAAATCTCCAATCCTCAGAGGAAGGAGAAGTATCTTGGGTGCAAAAAGACCAGATTCCAAACTTGGATCTGGCCTATGATATGTTGCCTTTGATGGAAATGATGGAAGCACCTGACAAGTCTGAATTCTTCTATCGCCACCGCACAGAGGATGGCTGGGAAAAAGAAATTTTCTAG
- a CDS encoding ECF transporter S component: MNKRSNIAPIAIFFAVMLVIHFLSSLLFNLFPFPIKPTIVHIPVIIASIIYGPRVGVTLGFLMGLLSLTVNTITILPTSYLFSPFVPNGNIYSAIIAIVPRVLIGLTPCLVYKLLKNRTGLIFAGALGSLTNTVFVLGGIFFLFGNVFDGNIQKLLATVISTNSIAELVISAVLTVAIVPRLETLKK; this comes from the coding sequence ATGAACAAACGCTCTAACATTGCACCGATTGCTATCTTTTTTGCAGTTATGCTCGTTATCCACTTTTTGAGTTCTCTCCTCTTTAATCTCTTCCCATTTCCAATCAAACCAACTATCGTTCATATTCCAGTCATTATTGCTAGTATCATCTATGGCCCTCGGGTTGGGGTTACACTTGGTTTTCTTATGGGACTATTGAGCTTAACGGTAAATACGATTACCATCCTTCCAACCAGCTACCTCTTCTCACCATTCGTACCGAACGGAAACATTTACTCTGCGATTATCGCTATTGTCCCTCGCGTTTTGATTGGGCTGACACCTTGCTTGGTTTATAAATTATTAAAAAACAGAACAGGTCTCATCTTTGCTGGTGCTCTCGGTTCCCTTACCAACACCGTCTTTGTCCTTGGGGGAATCTTCTTCCTTTTTGGAAATGTCTTCGATGGCAATATCCAAAAACTCCTGGCAACCGTTATTTCTACAAACTCAATTGCCGAGCTTGTCATCTCTGCCGTTCTAACAGTAGCAATTGTTCCCCGTCTCGAAACTCTGAAGAAATAA
- a CDS encoding formate--tetrahydrofolate ligase codes for MKTDIEIAQSIKLKPIVDVVEKLGISYDDLELYGKYKAKLSFDKIRAVESNPVGKLILVTAINPTPAGEGKSTITIGLADALNKIGKKTMIAIREPSLGPVMGIKGGAAGGGYAQVLPMEDINLHFTGDMHAITTANNALSALIDNHLHQGNELGIDQRRILWKRVVDLNDRALRHVTVGLGGPLNGIPREDGFDITVASEIMAILCLATDIEDLKRRLANIVIGYRYDRTPVSVGDLQVEGALALILKDAIKPNLVQTIYGTPAFVHGGPFANIAHGCNSVLATSTALHLADYTVTEAGFGADLGAEKFLDIKTPNLPTSPDAVVIVATLRALKMNGGVAKDALTEENVEAVRSGFANLKRHVENIRKFGIPAVVAINEFVSDTEAEIAALKELCASIDVPVELASVWADGAEGGVTLAETLVKTISENPANYTRLYDNDLSVQEKIEKIVTEIYRGSKVNFEKKAQTQIAQIVQNGWDKLPICMAKTQYSFSDNPNALGAPENFEITIRELVPKLGAGFIVALTGDVMTMPGLPKRPAALNMDVESDGTVLGLF; via the coding sequence ATGAAAACAGATATTGAAATTGCACAGAGTATTAAGTTGAAACCAATCGTTGATGTTGTAGAGAAATTGGGTATTTCTTACGACGATTTGGAATTGTATGGAAAGTACAAAGCTAAGCTCAGCTTTGATAAAATTCGTGCAGTTGAGAGCAATCCAGTTGGGAAATTGATCTTGGTAACTGCTATCAATCCAACGCCTGCAGGTGAAGGGAAATCAACCATTACCATTGGTCTTGCGGATGCCTTGAACAAGATTGGTAAGAAAACCATGATTGCTATTCGCGAACCATCTCTTGGCCCAGTAATGGGTATTAAGGGTGGTGCTGCTGGTGGTGGTTATGCCCAAGTGTTGCCAATGGAAGACATCAACCTTCACTTTACTGGGGATATGCATGCCATTACAACTGCTAATAATGCCCTTTCTGCCTTGATCGACAATCACTTGCACCAAGGAAATGAGCTGGGAATCGACCAACGTCGTATCCTCTGGAAACGTGTTGTGGACTTGAACGACCGCGCTCTTCGTCATGTGACTGTTGGACTTGGTGGCCCTCTAAACGGTATTCCTCGTGAGGACGGTTTTGATATTACAGTTGCTTCTGAAATCATGGCCATTCTTTGCTTGGCGACTGATATTGAAGACTTGAAACGCCGTTTAGCTAATATTGTTATCGGTTATCGCTATGACCGTACACCAGTTTCTGTAGGTGATTTGCAGGTTGAAGGTGCTTTAGCATTGATTTTGAAAGATGCTATTAAGCCAAACTTGGTTCAGACAATTTACGGTACACCTGCCTTTGTACACGGTGGTCCATTTGCCAATATCGCTCACGGATGTAACTCTGTTTTGGCAACAAGCACAGCCCTTCACTTGGCTGATTATACAGTCACTGAAGCTGGTTTTGGTGCGGACCTTGGTGCTGAGAAATTCCTTGATATCAAGACACCAAACTTGCCAACTTCACCAGATGCTGTTGTCATCGTCGCAACCCTTCGTGCCCTTAAGATGAATGGTGGTGTGGCTAAGGATGCTTTGACAGAGGAAAATGTAGAAGCAGTTCGTTCAGGTTTTGCTAACTTGAAACGCCACGTTGAGAACATCCGCAAGTTTGGTATTCCAGCAGTTGTAGCTATCAATGAATTTGTTTCTGATACAGAGGCTGAAATTGCAGCCTTGAAAGAACTTTGTGCTTCTATTGATGTACCAGTAGAATTGGCTAGTGTCTGGGCTGATGGCGCAGAAGGTGGTGTAACACTTGCCGAAACACTTGTCAAGACAATCTCTGAAAATCCAGCCAACTATACTCGTCTTTATGACAATGACCTTTCTGTCCAAGAAAAGATTGAAAAGATTGTTACTGAAATCTACCGTGGTAGCAAAGTGAACTTTGAGAAGAAAGCTCAAACGCAAATTGCCCAAATCGTTCAAAACGGATGGGACAAATTGCCAATCTGTATGGCTAAAACCCAATATAGTTTCTCTGATAATCCAAATGCACTTGGAGCTCCAGAAAACTTTGAAATTACCATCCGTGAATTGGTACCAAAATTGGGTGCAGGCTTCATCGTTGCCCTAACTGGTGATGTCATGACCATGCCAGGACTTCCAAAACGACCAGCAGCTCTCAACATGGATGTTGAAAGCGACGGAACAGTCCTAGGCTTGTTCTAA
- the coaB gene encoding phosphopantothenate--cysteine ligase: protein MKILVTSGGTSEAIDSVRAITNHSTGRLGKIITETLLAAGHEVCLITTKRALKPEAHPNLSILEIDNTNDLLVGMQELVKEYQVLIHSMAVSDYTPVYMTGLDEVKTSSNLEELLDKKNKEAKISSTDEVQVLFLKKTPKIISLVKEWNPAIHLIGFKLLVDVTEDHLVDIARKSLIKNQADLIIANDLTQISANQHHAIFVEEEQLQTVQTKEEIANLLLEKIQAYDS from the coding sequence ATGAAAATTTTAGTTACATCGGGCGGTACCAGTGAAGCTATCGATAGCGTCCGCGCTATCACTAACCATTCTACAGGTCGCTTGGGAAAAATCATTACAGAAACCTTACTTGCTGCGGGGCATGAAGTTTGTTTGATAACGACAAAACGAGCTCTGAAGCCAGAAGCTCATCCCAACCTAAGCATTCTAGAGATTGATAATACCAACGACCTTCTAGTTGGGATGCAAGAACTTGTTAAGGAATATCAGGTCTTAATCCACTCAATGGCTGTGTCTGACTACACTCCTGTTTATATGACTGGACTAGATGAAGTTAAGACGAGCTCTAACCTGGAAGAATTATTAGATAAGAAAAATAAAGAAGCTAAGATTTCTTCAACTGATGAAGTTCAGGTTTTATTCCTGAAAAAAACACCCAAAATCATCTCTCTAGTCAAGGAATGGAATCCAGCTATTCATCTGATTGGCTTTAAACTGCTGGTTGATGTTACAGAAGATCATCTGGTTGACATTGCTAGAAAAAGTCTCATCAAGAACCAAGCAGACTTAATCATCGCAAATGACCTGACTCAAATCTCAGCAAATCAGCATCATGCAATCTTTGTTGAGGAAGAGCAACTCCAAACCGTTCAAACCAAAGAGGAAATAGCAAACCTCCTCCTTGAAAAAATTCAAGCATACGATTCATAG
- the pcrA gene encoding DNA helicase PcrA, with product MNALLNGMNDRQAEAVQTTEGPLLIMAGAGSGKTRVLTHRIAYLIDEKMVNPWNILAITFTNKAAREMKERAYGLNPATQDCLIATFHSMCVRILRRDADHIGYNRNFTIVDPGEQRTLMKRILKQLNLDPKKWNERTILGTISNAKNDLIDDVAYAAQAGDMYTQIVALCYTAYQKELRQSESVDFDDLIMLTLRLFDQNPDVLTYYQQKFQYIHVDEYQDTNHAQYQLVKLLASRFKNICVVGDADQSIYGWRGADMQNILDFEKDYPNAKVVLLEENYRSTKTILQAANDVIKNNQNRRPKNLWTQNADGEQIIYYRANDEQDEAVFVVKTIDELGRTQNFLHKDFAVLYRTNAQSRTIEEALLKSNIPYTMVGGTKFYSRKEIRDIIAYLNLIANLSDNISFERIINEPKRGIGPGTVEKIRDFANMQEMSMLDASANIMLSGIKGKAAQSIWDFANMILDLREQLDQLTITELVEAVLEKTGYIDILTAQATLESKARVENIEEFLSVTKNFDDNPDSQEEETGLDKLSRFLNDLALIADTDSGSQETSEVTLMTLHAAKGLEFPVVFIIGMEENVFPLSRAAEDPDELEEERRLAYVGITRAEKILYLTNANSRLLFGRTNYNRPTRFINEISSDLLEYQGLARPANTSFKASYSSGGVAFGQGMSLAQALQERKRNAAPNSIQSSSLPFGQFSAGNEKDSTDTSWSIGDIALHKKWGEGTVLEVSGSGATQELKINFPEVGLKKLLASVAPIEKKI from the coding sequence ATGAACGCATTATTGAATGGAATGAATGACCGTCAGGCTGAGGCGGTGCAAACGACAGAAGGGCCATTATTGATCATGGCTGGGGCTGGTTCTGGGAAGACTCGTGTTTTAACTCACAGAATCGCCTACTTGATTGATGAAAAGATGGTCAATCCTTGGAATATTTTGGCCATTACCTTTACCAATAAGGCTGCGCGTGAGATGAAGGAGCGTGCCTATGGGCTCAATCCAGCAACCCAGGACTGTCTGATTGCGACCTTTCACTCCATGTGTGTTCGTATCCTACGTCGCGATGCGGATCATATTGGCTATAACCGAAATTTCACTATTGTGGATCCAGGTGAACAGCGAACCCTCATGAAACGCATTCTCAAGCAGTTGAACTTGGATCCGAAAAAATGGAATGAACGGACCATTTTGGGAACCATTTCTAATGCCAAAAACGATTTGATTGATGATGTGGCTTATGCTGCTCAGGCTGGCGATATGTACACGCAAATCGTGGCTCTGTGTTATACAGCCTATCAAAAAGAGCTTCGTCAGTCTGAGTCCGTTGACTTTGATGATTTGATTATGTTGACTTTGCGTCTCTTTGATCAGAATCCTGATGTCTTGACCTACTATCAGCAGAAGTTCCAGTACATTCATGTTGATGAGTACCAAGATACCAACCATGCCCAGTACCAATTGGTCAAACTTTTGGCTTCGCGCTTTAAAAATATCTGCGTGGTCGGTGATGCGGACCAGTCTATCTATGGTTGGCGTGGGGCCGATATGCAGAATATATTGGATTTTGAGAAAGATTACCCTAACGCCAAGGTCGTTTTGTTAGAGGAAAATTATCGTTCAACAAAAACCATTCTCCAAGCAGCCAACGATGTCATCAAAAACAATCAAAATCGCCGCCCCAAGAATCTCTGGACCCAGAATGCGGATGGAGAGCAGATTATTTACTATCGCGCAAATGACGAACAGGATGAGGCTGTTTTTGTAGTTAAAACTATAGATGAACTTGGTCGAACTCAAAACTTCCTCCACAAGGATTTTGCAGTTCTTTATCGGACTAATGCGCAATCCCGTACTATTGAGGAAGCCCTGCTTAAGTCCAATATTCCTTATACTATGGTCGGCGGGACCAAGTTCTACAGCCGTAAGGAAATCCGTGACATTATCGCTTATCTTAACCTCATTGCCAATTTGAGTGATAATATCAGTTTTGAGCGTATTATCAACGAACCAAAACGCGGAATTGGCCCAGGAACGGTTGAGAAAATCCGTGATTTTGCCAATATGCAAGAGATGTCGATGCTAGACGCTTCAGCCAATATCATGTTATCAGGAATCAAAGGAAAGGCAGCCCAGTCTATCTGGGATTTTGCCAATATGATTCTGGATTTGCGGGAGCAACTGGACCAATTAACCATTACAGAATTAGTTGAAGCAGTATTGGAAAAAACTGGTTATATCGATATTCTTACTGCCCAAGCGACCTTGGAGAGCAAGGCTCGAGTTGAAAATATCGAGGAATTCCTGTCCGTTACCAAGAACTTTGATGACAACCCTGATAGCCAGGAAGAAGAAACTGGTTTGGACAAACTCAGTCGATTCTTGAATGATTTGGCTTTGATTGCAGACACAGATTCAGGCAGTCAGGAGACATCGGAAGTAACCTTGATGACCTTACACGCTGCTAAGGGACTGGAGTTCCCAGTTGTCTTTATCATCGGGATGGAGGAAAATGTCTTTCCACTTAGCCGTGCAGCTGAAGATCCAGATGAACTAGAAGAAGAACGTCGTTTGGCTTATGTAGGAATTACACGCGCAGAAAAGATCCTCTATCTGACCAATGCCAACTCACGCTTGCTTTTCGGTCGTACAAACTATAATCGCCCAACTCGTTTTATCAATGAAATCAGTTCGGACTTGCTTGAGTATCAAGGTTTGGCCCGTCCAGCTAACACTAGTTTCAAAGCTTCGTATAGCAGTGGTGGAGTGGCCTTTGGTCAAGGAATGAGTTTGGCTCAGGCCCTTCAAGAACGGAAACGCAATGCCGCACCAAACTCTATCCAGTCAAGTAGTCTCCCATTTGGACAGTTTTCAGCCGGAAATGAAAAAGATTCGACTGATACAAGTTGGTCTATTGGAGATATTGCTCTCCACAAGAAGTGGGGAGAGGGAACTGTTCTAGAAGTCTCTGGTAGCGGTGCTACGCAGGAATTGAAAATCAATTTCCCAGAAGTAGGACTGAAAAAACTCCTAGCCAGTGTAGCCCCAATTGAGAAAAAAATCTAA
- a CDS encoding DUF4649 family protein — translation MYRLTYQDNYHVERTLEYKDYEELMLSLSGCVTLPDTLLISSLTLNDKVIYQGLVGDLYRFLSQVHFSDKN, via the coding sequence ATGTATCGACTTACCTATCAAGATAACTATCACGTAGAACGTACACTTGAATATAAGGATTACGAAGAGCTTATGTTATCTCTATCAGGCTGTGTGACCCTACCTGATACTCTCCTAATCAGCTCCTTAACGCTGAATGATAAGGTGATTTATCAAGGATTGGTTGGCGATCTCTACCGTTTTCTATCACAAGTTCATTTTTCAGATAAAAACTAA
- a CDS encoding gamma-glutamyl-gamma-aminobutyrate hydrolase family protein, with protein MKKPVIGITGNEKAHPDDDIMMSYAAKGFVEGVKDAGGIPIILPIGDQEMATHYISIIDKLILTGGQNVDPKYYGEPKAIDSDDYHLQRDIFELALIKEAIKQKKPIFSVCRGTQLFNVAMGGTLHQDIEDHWQDCSAEYTTQHLVTEPDTILREIYGEISHINSFHHQSIKDLASNLKVVAHDPKDGVIEAVTTTDGFPYLGVQWHPEFLFENRPKDKTLFDYVVNEL; from the coding sequence ATGAAAAAACCAGTTATTGGGATTACAGGAAATGAAAAAGCTCATCCAGATGATGACATCATGATGAGCTATGCAGCAAAAGGCTTTGTTGAAGGAGTCAAGGACGCTGGCGGAATTCCAATCATCCTACCGATTGGTGATCAAGAAATGGCTACCCATTACATCAGTATCATTGATAAGCTCATCTTAACGGGTGGGCAAAATGTTGATCCAAAATACTATGGTGAACCAAAGGCTATTGATAGTGATGACTACCACCTTCAAAGAGATATTTTTGAACTAGCACTTATCAAAGAAGCGATTAAGCAGAAGAAACCAATTTTCTCTGTTTGTCGGGGTACTCAACTTTTCAATGTCGCCATGGGAGGCACGCTTCACCAAGATATCGAGGATCATTGGCAGGACTGTTCAGCCGAATACACAACACAACACCTCGTAACGGAACCTGATACAATTCTCCGAGAGATCTATGGAGAAATCTCTCATATCAACTCCTTCCACCACCAGAGCATTAAAGATTTAGCTTCAAATCTTAAGGTTGTAGCACATGATCCTAAAGATGGAGTTATTGAGGCTGTGACCACTACGGACGGCTTCCCTTATCTTGGTGTTCAATGGCATCCTGAATTTCTCTTTGAAAACCGCCCCAAAGATAAAACGTTGTTTGACTATGTTGTTAATGAACTCTAA
- the coaC gene encoding phosphopantothenoylcysteine decarboxylase, translating into MANILIAVTGSIASYKSADLVSSLKKQGHDVTVLMTEAAREFIQPLTLQVLSQNPVHLDVMKEPYPDQVNHIELGKRTDLFIVAPATANTIAKLAHGFADNMVTSTALALPDHVKKLVAPAMNTKMYDHPASQANLKTLETYGYQIISPKESLLACGDHGKGALADLNTILERIKETLDEQTL; encoded by the coding sequence ATGGCAAATATTCTCATCGCAGTGACAGGTTCCATCGCCTCCTATAAATCAGCTGATTTAGTCAGTTCTTTAAAAAAACAAGGCCATGATGTCACTGTCTTAATGACTGAGGCAGCGAGAGAGTTTATCCAACCGTTGACACTACAGGTCCTTTCTCAAAATCCTGTCCATCTTGATGTCATGAAGGAACCTTATCCTGATCAAGTCAATCATATCGAACTAGGCAAAAGGACTGACCTTTTTATTGTAGCCCCAGCTACTGCTAATACCATCGCAAAGTTAGCCCACGGATTTGCGGACAACATGGTGACAAGCACAGCGCTTGCTCTGCCAGACCACGTCAAAAAGTTAGTCGCACCAGCCATGAATACAAAGATGTATGACCATCCGGCAAGTCAGGCTAATCTAAAAACATTAGAGACCTATGGTTATCAGATCATCTCTCCAAAAGAATCTCTACTAGCCTGTGGCGATCACGGCAAAGGCGCCCTAGCTGACCTGAATACTATTTTAGAAAGAATAAAGGAAACCCTCGATGAACAAACGCTCTAA